A region of Thermobifida halotolerans DNA encodes the following proteins:
- a CDS encoding copper resistance CopC family protein, whose translation MPATSAPSSRSLLGALLTCLTLTLLLSVGLAPAAQAHNTLISSSPKDGATLDALPEEVVLTFNDDVIEGGNGIVVTGPDGVDHAEGEISVDGPTASVALAPLSQPGEYTIEYRIVSADGHPLSDTLTFTLDESALPDPAEARPTAEAQPTAEEAETEPADSVEEEAATDLRSLAGPFAPVLGVLVAIGGIAVIAIIVIRLRRRSGSGE comes from the coding sequence ATGCCAGCCACATCCGCCCCGTCCTCCCGAAGCCTCCTCGGCGCACTGCTGACGTGTCTCACCCTCACACTGCTGCTGTCGGTCGGACTCGCTCCCGCCGCGCAGGCGCACAACACCCTGATCTCCTCGTCTCCCAAGGACGGAGCCACGCTCGACGCCCTTCCCGAGGAGGTGGTGCTGACCTTCAACGACGACGTCATCGAGGGCGGCAACGGGATCGTGGTGACCGGCCCCGACGGCGTCGACCACGCCGAGGGCGAGATCTCCGTCGACGGTCCGACGGCCTCCGTCGCGCTCGCCCCACTGTCCCAACCCGGCGAGTACACCATCGAGTACCGCATCGTCTCCGCGGACGGCCACCCGCTGTCGGACACCCTGACCTTCACTCTGGACGAGTCCGCTCTCCCCGACCCCGCCGAGGCCCGGCCCACCGCCGAAGCTCAGCCCACCGCAGAGGAAGCGGAGACGGAACCCGCCGACTCCGTCGAGGAGGAGGCCGCCACGGACCTCCGGTCACTCGCCGGGCCCTTCGCGCCGGTTCTGGGCGTCCTCGTGGCCATCGGCGGAATCGCGGTGATCGCCATCATCGTCATCCGGCTGCGTCGCCGCTCCGGCTCAGGGGAGTGA
- a CDS encoding WhiB family transcriptional regulator has product MNRLYHESEDWVRQGACRNYDPELFFPVSTTGPGRETVELAKAICRSCAVRQECLRWALRAGEAHGVWGATTPEERRYLRRELLPAAS; this is encoded by the coding sequence GTGAACCGCCTTTACCACGAGAGCGAAGACTGGGTCCGGCAGGGAGCATGTCGCAACTACGACCCTGAGCTCTTCTTTCCGGTGAGCACGACCGGCCCCGGACGCGAAACCGTGGAACTCGCCAAGGCCATCTGCCGCAGCTGCGCTGTTCGCCAAGAATGCCTGCGGTGGGCGCTGCGAGCCGGTGAGGCGCACGGGGTATGGGGGGCGACCACCCCCGAGGAGCGCCGCTACCTGCGCAGGGAACTGCTGCCAGCGGCGAGCTGA
- the ectA gene encoding diaminobutyrate acetyltransferase, whose product MSSDDSDVTLEPPSLDDGRHLWQLARGSGLDVNSPYAYVLWCRDFAATSLVARDDTGALRGFVTGYVRPEAPDTYFLWQVAVDSAFRGRRLARRMLDRIGSRLVERGVHYLEATVTPDNTASRALFASFARDRSAPLSWTPLFERAHFPSDVPEPHDPEDLVRIGPLR is encoded by the coding sequence GTGTCATCCGACGACAGCGACGTGACCCTGGAACCGCCCTCCCTCGACGACGGGCGGCATCTCTGGCAGTTGGCCCGCGGCTCCGGCCTGGACGTGAACTCGCCCTACGCGTACGTCCTGTGGTGCCGCGACTTCGCCGCCACCTCGCTGGTGGCCCGTGACGACACGGGTGCGCTGCGTGGATTCGTCACCGGCTACGTGCGCCCCGAAGCACCCGACACCTACTTCCTGTGGCAGGTCGCGGTGGACTCCGCGTTCCGCGGCCGCCGCCTGGCCCGCAGAATGCTCGACCGTATCGGCTCCCGCCTCGTCGAGCGCGGCGTCCACTACCTCGAAGCCACGGTCACCCCCGACAACACGGCGTCGCGGGCGCTGTTCGCCTCGTTCGCCCGCGACCGGTCGGCCCCACTCTCCTGGACACCGCTCTTCGAGCGCGCGCACTTTCCCTCGGACGTCCCCGAACCGCACGACCCGGAGGATCTGGTCCGCATCGGCCCGCTGCGCTGA
- the ectB gene encoding diaminobutyrate--2-oxoglutarate transaminase, translating to METFSHLESEVRSYCRGWPTLFDKARGSHVYDDSGRDYLDFFAGAGSLNYGHNNPRLKAALLDYLSGDSVVHSLDAYTVAKRDFLTTFEEVILKPRGLDYKVQFPGPAGNNAVEAALKLARKITGRETIVSFTNGFHGMTLGALAVTGNSMKRGGAGVPLNHAATMPFDNYMDGKTPDFLWLRSLLEDSGSGLDKPAAVIVETVQGEGGINVASTKWLRGLAELCQEYDILLIVDDIQMGCGRTGPFFSFEEAGIVPDIVTLSKSISGYGLPLALTLFKRELDVWEPGEHNGTFRGFNPAFVTGTVALNAYWRDEVFQKETLAKGDLVGERLGAIADEHAEAGVSTRGRGMARGLVLPNEGEAKQVCAEAFERGLLMETSGPQDEVAKLLPPLTTSVAELEEGLEILAESVRAAVKTPQPA from the coding sequence CTGGAAACCTTCTCCCACCTCGAGTCCGAAGTCCGCAGCTACTGCCGGGGATGGCCCACCCTCTTCGACAAGGCGCGCGGCAGCCACGTCTACGACGACTCCGGCCGCGACTACCTCGACTTCTTCGCCGGAGCCGGATCGCTCAACTACGGTCACAACAACCCGCGCCTCAAGGCCGCACTGCTCGACTACCTGAGCGGTGACTCCGTCGTCCACAGCCTGGACGCCTACACCGTCGCCAAACGCGACTTCCTCACCACCTTCGAGGAGGTGATCCTCAAACCCCGGGGGTTGGACTACAAGGTGCAGTTCCCCGGCCCCGCGGGCAACAACGCCGTCGAGGCCGCACTCAAACTCGCCCGCAAGATCACCGGGCGTGAGACCATCGTCAGCTTCACCAACGGCTTCCACGGCATGACCCTGGGGGCGCTCGCCGTCACCGGCAACTCCATGAAGCGCGGCGGTGCGGGCGTTCCGCTCAACCACGCCGCCACCATGCCGTTCGACAACTACATGGACGGCAAGACCCCCGACTTCCTCTGGCTGCGCAGCCTGCTGGAGGACAGCGGAAGCGGCCTGGACAAGCCCGCCGCCGTCATCGTGGAGACCGTCCAGGGCGAGGGCGGCATCAACGTGGCCAGCACCAAGTGGCTGCGCGGCCTGGCCGAACTGTGCCAGGAGTACGACATCCTGCTCATCGTCGACGACATCCAGATGGGGTGCGGCCGCACCGGCCCGTTCTTCAGCTTCGAGGAGGCCGGGATCGTCCCCGACATCGTCACCCTGTCCAAGTCGATCAGCGGCTACGGTCTCCCGCTGGCGCTGACCCTGTTCAAGCGGGAACTGGACGTGTGGGAGCCCGGCGAGCACAACGGCACCTTCCGAGGCTTCAACCCGGCCTTCGTGACCGGCACCGTGGCGCTCAACGCCTACTGGCGCGACGAGGTCTTCCAGAAGGAGACCCTCGCCAAGGGTGACCTCGTCGGCGAGCGCCTCGGCGCGATCGCCGACGAGCACGCCGAGGCCGGGGTGAGCACGCGGGGCCGGGGCATGGCGCGCGGCCTGGTGCTGCCCAACGAGGGTGAGGCCAAGCAGGTGTGCGCCGAGGCGTTCGAGCGCGGCCTGCTCATGGAGACCTCCGGACCCCAGGACGAGGTCGCCAAACTGCTGCCGCCGCTGACCACCTCCGTCGCCGAACTGGAGGAGGGGCTGGAGATTCTGGCCGAGTCGGTGCGCGCGGCGGTCAAGACGCCGCAACCTGCCTGA
- a CDS encoding ectoine synthase yields the protein MIVRSLDDIDGTDADVVTENWRSRRIVLARDGVGFSFHETVLYAGTETSMWYANHIELVHCIEGEAEVTNDETGETFLIKPGMLYLLDGHEHHTVRPKTDFRVLCVFNPPVTGREVHDENGVYPLLTEEPATAE from the coding sequence ATGATCGTGCGCAGCCTGGACGACATCGACGGCACCGACGCCGATGTCGTCACGGAGAACTGGCGCAGCCGCCGCATCGTCCTGGCCCGGGACGGTGTCGGCTTCTCGTTCCACGAGACCGTTCTGTACGCGGGCACCGAGACGTCGATGTGGTACGCCAACCACATCGAGCTGGTGCACTGCATCGAGGGCGAGGCCGAGGTCACCAATGACGAGACCGGCGAGACATTCCTGATCAAGCCCGGCATGCTCTATCTGCTTGACGGGCATGAGCACCACACGGTCCGGCCCAAGACCGACTTCCGGGTGCTGTGTGTGTTCAACCCGCCGGTCACCGGCCGCGAGGTGCACGACGAGAACGGCGTCTACCCGTTGCTCACCGAGGAGCCCGCGACTGCCGAGTAG
- the thpD gene encoding ectoine hydroxylase: MTALTTDTARSVADDYPTRKTPEPALLYRRDPVVWGDNDGPIDKETLDSYEAKGYLQVEQLLTGDELAACKAELERLSADEELKSDERVVVERTSKEVRSIFDVHKISGLFADLVRDPRVVGRARQILGSDVYVHQSRINYKPGFGGGDFYWHSDFETWHAEDGMPKPRATSISIALTENYVHNGALMIMPGAHKTFVSCVGETPADHYRESLKKQEIGVPDQNSLTILAEKHGIDVLTGPAGGAIMFDCNCMHGSGGNITPFPRSNIFIVFNSVENTCVEPFSAPRPRPDFLGSRDFTPVR; the protein is encoded by the coding sequence ATGACTGCCCTGACCACCGACACCGCACGATCGGTCGCCGACGACTATCCCACCCGCAAGACGCCTGAGCCCGCCCTGCTCTATCGCAGGGACCCGGTCGTCTGGGGGGACAACGACGGACCGATCGACAAGGAGACCCTCGACAGCTACGAGGCCAAGGGCTACCTGCAGGTCGAGCAGTTGCTCACCGGCGACGAGCTGGCCGCCTGCAAAGCCGAGCTCGAACGGTTGAGCGCCGACGAGGAACTCAAGAGCGACGAACGTGTCGTGGTCGAGCGCACCTCCAAGGAGGTCCGCTCCATCTTCGACGTGCACAAGATCAGTGGGCTCTTCGCCGACCTGGTGCGCGACCCGCGCGTGGTGGGTCGGGCCCGCCAGATCCTCGGCTCCGACGTCTACGTGCACCAGAGCCGGATCAACTACAAGCCGGGCTTCGGCGGCGGCGACTTCTACTGGCACTCCGACTTCGAGACCTGGCACGCCGAGGACGGAATGCCGAAGCCGCGTGCCACCAGCATCTCCATCGCGCTCACCGAGAACTACGTCCACAACGGGGCGCTGATGATCATGCCCGGTGCGCACAAGACATTCGTCTCGTGCGTGGGGGAGACCCCCGCCGACCACTACCGGGAGTCGCTGAAGAAGCAGGAGATCGGCGTTCCCGACCAGAACAGCCTGACGATCCTGGCGGAGAAGCACGGCATCGACGTGCTCACCGGACCGGCGGGCGGCGCGATCATGTTCGACTGCAACTGCATGCACGGGTCGGGCGGCAACATCACGCCGTTCCCCCGGTCGAACATCTTCATCGTGTTCAACAGCGTCGAGAACACCTGCGTGGAGCCGTTCTCCGCGCCGCGGCCGCGCCCGGACTTCCTGGGCTCGCGTGACTTCACGCCCGTGAGGTGA
- the ehuB gene encoding ectoine/hydroxyectoine ABC transporter substrate-binding protein EhuB translates to MTDHRSLDRRGLFRVGGIGLAAVALGPTLAACSRTEDIVTLDSLREQGYIRVAINNEAPFGYIGDDGEVTGSSPELLRAIFTELGVEDVRAESVAWDGLIPGLKAKRFDAVAAGMYITPERCAEIAFAEPTYRVLQAFLVPSGNPDGLSTFDDIAANPDVTVAVLNASVEQGYAEGAGVPADQIETVDNQVSAYELLQNGRVDAVALSTLSLNRILEQRDGDFEVTEGFIPVVDGEEVTPAGGLAFRQGDTELLDEVNRVLAEFKESGRLLEIIEPFGFTEQELPGDLTTEQLCQA, encoded by the coding sequence ATGACGGATCACAGATCTCTGGACCGCCGCGGCCTCTTCCGGGTCGGAGGGATCGGACTGGCCGCGGTCGCGCTGGGCCCCACCCTGGCCGCCTGCTCCCGCACCGAGGACATCGTGACCCTCGACAGCCTGCGGGAGCAGGGCTACATCCGGGTCGCGATCAACAACGAGGCGCCGTTCGGCTACATCGGCGACGACGGAGAGGTGACCGGCTCCTCCCCCGAACTGCTCCGCGCGATCTTCACGGAACTGGGCGTCGAGGATGTCCGGGCCGAGTCGGTGGCCTGGGACGGACTCATCCCCGGCCTGAAGGCCAAGCGGTTCGACGCGGTGGCGGCCGGGATGTACATCACCCCGGAGCGGTGCGCCGAGATCGCGTTCGCCGAACCGACCTACCGGGTGCTGCAGGCGTTCCTCGTCCCCTCCGGCAACCCCGACGGACTGAGCACCTTCGACGACATCGCCGCCAACCCCGACGTCACGGTGGCCGTGCTCAACGCCTCGGTCGAGCAGGGCTACGCCGAGGGCGCGGGCGTGCCCGCCGACCAGATCGAGACGGTCGACAACCAGGTCAGCGCCTACGAGCTGCTGCAGAACGGCCGGGTCGACGCGGTCGCGCTGAGCACCCTCTCGCTCAACCGGATCCTGGAGCAGCGCGACGGCGACTTCGAGGTCACCGAGGGGTTCATCCCTGTGGTGGACGGCGAGGAGGTCACCCCCGCCGGCGGTCTGGCCTTCCGCCAGGGCGACACCGAGCTCCTCGACGAGGTCAACCGGGTGCTCGCCGAGTTCAAGGAGAGCGGACGACTCCTGGAGATCATCGAGCCGTTCGGCTTCACCGAGCAGGAACTCCCGGGCGACCTGACCACCGAGCAGCTCTGCCAGGCCTGA
- the ehuC gene encoding ectoine/hydroxyectoine ABC transporter permease subunit EhuC has protein sequence MEFFIDRLPLYLSGAGTTLTITLLGAVLAFVLAMVIGTLGTLRNPAARGFATFYTETFRGVAALILMYWMAFAVPQITPYEIDPMFAAVLALGLNIGAYGAEVVRAAINAVPKAQIEATVALSMSWWRRMRSVVLPQAWAQMLPTFGNLIIELMKATAIVSLIGVADLTRIAQEQRTATGETILAFSGALVVYFVIAQVLILGMRLLERRANRRLGRPTESGFLALLRPPPVNAIGGGRQ, from the coding sequence GTGGAGTTCTTCATAGACCGGCTCCCGCTCTACCTGAGCGGGGCCGGAACCACCCTCACGATCACCCTGCTGGGGGCCGTGCTCGCCTTCGTCCTCGCCATGGTCATCGGCACGCTCGGAACCCTGCGCAACCCCGCCGCCCGCGGCTTCGCCACGTTCTACACCGAGACGTTCCGCGGAGTGGCCGCGCTGATCCTGATGTACTGGATGGCGTTCGCGGTTCCCCAGATCACGCCGTACGAGATCGACCCGATGTTCGCCGCGGTGCTGGCTCTGGGCCTCAACATCGGCGCCTACGGGGCCGAGGTGGTGCGGGCCGCGATCAACGCGGTGCCCAAGGCGCAGATCGAGGCGACCGTCGCGCTCAGCATGTCGTGGTGGCGGCGCATGCGGTCGGTGGTCCTGCCGCAGGCGTGGGCGCAGATGCTGCCCACCTTCGGCAACCTGATCATCGAACTGATGAAGGCGACCGCCATCGTGTCGCTGATCGGCGTCGCCGACCTGACGCGGATCGCCCAGGAGCAGCGGACCGCCACCGGTGAGACCATCCTGGCCTTCAGCGGCGCCCTGGTCGTCTACTTCGTGATCGCCCAGGTGCTGATCCTGGGCATGCGGCTGCTGGAACGCCGGGCCAACCGGAGGCTGGGACGGCCCACCGAGAGCGGCTTCCTGGCCCTGCTGCGGCCCCCGCCCGTCAACGCGATCGGAGGTGGCCGCCAGTGA
- the ehuD gene encoding ectoine/hydroxyectoine ABC transporter permease subunit EhuD, with translation MTWDWEFTGRIIPDLLDGLVVTVQATLVGYVLALALGLAVAMVRRVPVIGSVVFVAMEFVRCTPLLVQLVFVFFLAPSYLSAFTIGVVVLGVHYAAYTAEVYRSGIEGVPPGQWEACRALSLPRYRTWGAVVLPQAIRKVIPALGNYLIAMFKDTPLLFAITVGELMYQASRIGGVYFRYLEAMTLVGLFFLLVSVPSAVLIRRLERRYAAV, from the coding sequence GTGACCTGGGACTGGGAGTTCACCGGGAGGATCATCCCGGACCTGCTCGACGGCCTGGTCGTCACCGTCCAGGCCACCCTCGTGGGCTACGTGCTGGCGCTCGCCCTGGGACTGGCCGTGGCGATGGTGCGCCGTGTCCCGGTGATCGGCTCCGTGGTGTTCGTGGCCATGGAGTTCGTCCGCTGCACCCCGCTGCTGGTGCAACTGGTCTTCGTGTTCTTCCTCGCTCCGAGCTACCTGTCGGCGTTCACGATCGGCGTCGTGGTGCTGGGCGTGCACTACGCCGCCTACACCGCCGAGGTGTACCGCTCGGGGATCGAGGGTGTACCGCCGGGACAGTGGGAGGCGTGCCGGGCGCTGAGCCTGCCCCGGTACCGGACCTGGGGCGCGGTGGTGCTGCCGCAGGCCATCCGCAAGGTGATCCCCGCACTCGGCAACTACCTGATCGCCATGTTCAAGGACACCCCCCTGCTGTTCGCGATCACGGTCGGCGAACTGATGTACCAGGCGTCCCGGATCGGCGGGGTGTACTTCCGCTACCTGGAGGCGATGACCCTGGTCGGCCTGTTCTTCCTCCTGGTGAGCGTGCCATCGGCCGTTCTCATCCGACGACTGGAGCGACGCTATGCCGCAGTCTGA
- the ehuA gene encoding ectoine/hydroxyectoine ABC transporter ATP-binding protein EhuA, whose translation MPQSDPSPGAGSGVGEPLIRFDRVVKRFGDNTVLDHLDFTVAAGERVTLIGPSGSGKTTILRLLMTLEQVTDGVIWIGGEPLSHMRKGGRLVRAGERHQRQVRKQIGMVFQQFNLFPNMTVRQNITEGPVHSLGVPKAEANRRAEELLEMVDLSDKIDAHPTQLSGGQQQRVAIARALAMSPKILLLDEVTSALDPELVTGVLDVLRTIAETTDITMLCVTHEMQFARDVSHRVLMFDGGRIVEEGPPEKIFGDPTEDRTKAFLHAVLD comes from the coding sequence ATGCCGCAGTCTGACCCCTCTCCCGGCGCCGGGTCCGGCGTCGGCGAACCGCTCATCCGCTTCGACAGGGTGGTCAAGCGGTTCGGTGACAACACCGTGCTCGACCACCTCGACTTCACCGTCGCCGCGGGCGAGCGGGTGACCCTCATCGGCCCCAGCGGCTCCGGCAAGACCACCATCCTGCGCCTGCTGATGACGTTGGAGCAGGTTACCGACGGCGTCATCTGGATCGGCGGCGAACCGCTCAGCCACATGCGCAAGGGCGGCCGCCTGGTCCGGGCCGGCGAGAGGCACCAGCGCCAGGTGCGCAAGCAGATCGGCATGGTGTTCCAGCAGTTCAACCTGTTCCCGAACATGACCGTCCGGCAGAACATCACCGAGGGACCCGTCCACAGCCTGGGGGTGCCCAAGGCCGAGGCCAACAGGCGGGCCGAGGAACTGCTGGAGATGGTCGACCTGTCCGACAAGATCGACGCCCACCCCACGCAGTTGTCCGGCGGCCAGCAGCAGCGGGTCGCCATCGCGCGGGCGCTGGCCATGAGCCCGAAGATCCTGCTGCTGGACGAGGTCACCTCCGCGCTCGACCCCGAACTGGTCACCGGCGTCCTCGACGTGCTGCGCACCATCGCCGAGACCACCGACATCACGATGCTGTGCGTCACGCACGAGATGCAGTTCGCGCGGGACGTCTCGCACCGGGTGCTGATGTTCGACGGGGGGCGCATCGTCGAGGAGGGGCCGCCCGAGAAGATCTTCGGCGATCCCACCGAGGACCGCACCAAGGCCTTCCTGCACGCGGTCCTGGACTAG
- a CDS encoding cobyric acid synthase: protein MTGRARGLLVAGTSSDAGKSVVTSALCRAMARRGIRVAPFKAQNMSNNSMVVPGPDGQGAEIGRAQWVQALAARAEPETAMNPVLLKPGSDLRSHVVVRGRPFGRLAAGEFAGERAALARAAHTALEDLRSRYDVVVCEGAGGVAEINLRAHDYVNMGLARAADLPVVVVGDIDRGGVFASLYGSLALLDPADQALVSGFVINKFRGDVSLLGPGLDALGRMTGRPVLGVLPWQRNLWLDSEDSLALADREHDPAATPVLRVAVVQLPRISNFTDVDALCLEPDLRVDFVTDPRPLASADVVVLPGTRATLSDLEWLRSRGLDTAIAEHARRGRTVLGVCGGCQMLGRAIHDPEGVEGAAGRRADGLGLLDLETVFTRDKVLRLPSGEGLGVPVGGYEIHHGRIRAGRGEPFPGGLRDGTVFGTMWHGSLEHDAFRGAWLEAAAETAGAEGGRFGKVGFTAAREARLDLLADLVEEHLDMDAVLRLVTDGAPALPTLRGELR, encoded by the coding sequence GTGACGGGGCGGGCCCGCGGCCTGCTGGTGGCCGGGACCTCCTCCGACGCGGGAAAATCCGTGGTCACCAGCGCCCTGTGCCGGGCCATGGCCCGCCGCGGGATCAGGGTGGCGCCGTTCAAGGCGCAGAACATGTCGAACAACTCCATGGTGGTCCCCGGCCCCGACGGGCAGGGCGCCGAGATCGGCCGCGCCCAGTGGGTCCAGGCGCTCGCCGCACGCGCCGAACCCGAGACCGCCATGAACCCGGTGCTGCTGAAACCCGGCAGCGACCTGCGCAGCCACGTCGTGGTGCGGGGCCGCCCCTTCGGCCGCCTGGCGGCGGGCGAGTTCGCGGGGGAGCGCGCCGCGCTGGCCCGGGCCGCCCACACCGCGCTGGAGGACCTGCGCTCCCGCTACGACGTGGTGGTCTGCGAGGGCGCGGGCGGAGTCGCCGAGATCAACCTGCGCGCCCACGACTACGTCAACATGGGACTGGCGCGCGCCGCCGACCTGCCCGTCGTCGTGGTCGGCGACATCGACCGCGGCGGCGTGTTCGCGTCGCTGTACGGGTCCCTCGCCCTGCTCGACCCCGCCGACCAGGCGCTGGTCAGCGGGTTTGTCATCAACAAGTTCCGGGGCGACGTCTCCCTGCTGGGACCGGGGCTGGACGCGCTGGGGCGTATGACCGGCCGACCGGTGCTGGGCGTCCTGCCGTGGCAGCGGAACCTGTGGCTGGACTCCGAGGACTCGCTGGCCCTGGCCGACCGGGAACACGATCCCGCGGCCACCCCCGTCCTGCGTGTGGCGGTGGTGCAGTTGCCCCGGATCAGCAACTTCACCGACGTCGACGCCCTGTGCCTGGAACCGGACCTGCGCGTCGACTTCGTCACCGACCCCCGGCCGCTGGCCTCCGCCGACGTCGTCGTCCTCCCCGGAACCCGGGCCACGCTGTCGGACCTGGAGTGGCTGCGCTCCCGCGGCCTGGACACCGCGATCGCCGAGCACGCCCGCCGGGGGAGGACGGTGCTGGGCGTCTGCGGCGGCTGCCAGATGCTGGGCCGCGCGATCCACGACCCCGAAGGAGTCGAGGGCGCGGCGGGGCGGCGCGCCGACGGTCTGGGCCTGCTCGACCTGGAGACGGTCTTCACCCGCGACAAGGTGCTGCGGCTGCCCTCCGGTGAGGGGCTGGGCGTGCCGGTCGGCGGCTACGAGATCCACCACGGCCGCATCCGCGCCGGCCGGGGGGAGCCGTTCCCCGGCGGCCTGCGCGACGGGACCGTGTTCGGCACGATGTGGCACGGCAGCCTGGAACACGACGCGTTCCGGGGAGCGTGGCTGGAGGCGGCGGCCGAGACGGCGGGCGCCGAGGGCGGCCGGTTCGGGAAGGTCGGTTTCACCGCCGCCCGCGAGGCCCGCCTGGACCTCCTCG